Proteins encoded within one genomic window of Dyadobacter chenhuakuii:
- the porD gene encoding type IX secretion system protein PorD — protein sequence MKNIWVWLLLLVACTHSAQSLAQEFQFSVNLNYEQLVAQQKTDPQSMAQLQTYMNDFLNNTRWTNDEFGKEEKIKCKLNVNLTRSLNQGAYEGNAQLVVSRPVYNSNYETVLFTYVDKNFTFNYLPNTPLYFNENNYTEELPYILAFYANVALIFDYDSFSKLGGAPYVQKAFNLVNQARNSSPNKRGWDSNGDSRNRYWLVENLMSQQFTPFREGMYKYYRLGLDVATQNPAETRAKVLEVLNTAKEVNQLRPASVVINSFFDSKSDELYRILIEAQPEERAKAYTLLVGLDPSKTQLYQRLSL from the coding sequence ATGAAAAATATTTGGGTTTGGTTGCTCTTACTGGTCGCCTGCACGCATTCTGCACAATCGCTGGCGCAGGAGTTCCAGTTCTCGGTGAATCTTAATTACGAGCAGCTGGTAGCACAGCAAAAGACTGATCCACAGTCTATGGCGCAGCTTCAAACTTATATGAATGATTTTTTGAATAATACACGCTGGACCAATGATGAGTTTGGAAAAGAGGAAAAAATCAAATGCAAGCTCAATGTAAACTTGACCCGCTCACTCAATCAGGGCGCCTATGAAGGGAATGCGCAATTGGTTGTATCAAGGCCTGTTTACAATTCAAATTATGAGACAGTGCTTTTTACTTATGTTGATAAAAATTTCACCTTCAATTACTTACCCAACACGCCCCTTTATTTTAACGAAAATAACTACACCGAAGAGCTTCCCTACATTCTGGCCTTTTACGCGAATGTAGCTTTGATATTTGATTACGATTCGTTCAGCAAACTTGGCGGGGCGCCTTATGTTCAGAAGGCTTTTAACCTCGTAAATCAGGCTCGCAACTCCTCCCCTAATAAACGCGGCTGGGATTCGAATGGTGACTCGCGGAATCGTTACTGGCTTGTAGAAAACCTGATGAGCCAGCAATTCACGCCGTTCCGGGAAGGCATGTATAAATACTACCGGCTTGGGCTCGACGTTGCCACTCAGAATCCGGCGGAGACCCGCGCAAAAGTGCTGGAAGTGCTCAATACGGCCAAGGAAGTCAACCAGTTAAGGCCTGCCAGTGTGGTAATCAACTCTTTTTTCGATTCAAAATCCGATGAGCTTTACCGGATCCTGATAGAGGCGCAGCCCGAGGAACGTGCGAAAGCTTATACGCTTCTGGTAGGGCTGGATCCTAGCAAAACGCAATTATATCAACGTCTCTCCTTATAA
- the coaBC gene encoding bifunctional phosphopantothenoylcysteine decarboxylase/phosphopantothenate--cysteine ligase CoaBC, with protein sequence MPDRSPSELTTQSDRSLNLKGKKILVAVSGSIAAYKSALLVRLLVKAGSDVQVVMTESAKEFITPLTLSVLSKKPVLSVFTDRQDGTWNNHVELGLWADAIIVAPATARTLAKCAAGNCDDLLTAVYLSARCPVFFAPAMDVDMYQHPSTKHNIDTLLRFGNHFIEPEHGELASGLIGDGRLAEPEAIIKVLGSFFARKPIASGKRVLITAGPTVEAIDPVRYISNRSSGKMGYAIAAAFASAGAQVTLVSGPTSLPVPEPTVKRVNVQSANEMYNATAQHFEESDVVIFSAAVADYTTKVIAEHKIKKQGQEMTLDLVKTQDIAGTLGKTKKENQLLIGFALETENEMEYAMDKLLRKNFDFIILNSLNDPGAGFAHDTNKITVIDKGKNVKHFDLKNKDEVAQDILNIVLNKWSEA encoded by the coding sequence ATGCCTGACAGGAGTCCTTCCGAATTGACCACCCAAAGCGATCGAAGTTTGAATCTTAAAGGTAAAAAGATACTCGTTGCAGTCTCAGGCAGCATTGCCGCATATAAATCTGCCCTTCTTGTCAGGCTTTTGGTAAAAGCCGGATCTGATGTTCAAGTGGTTATGACAGAGTCGGCAAAGGAATTTATTACCCCGCTTACCTTATCCGTTTTATCTAAAAAACCTGTATTAAGCGTATTTACGGACCGCCAGGACGGAACATGGAACAACCATGTGGAGCTCGGACTCTGGGCGGATGCGATCATCGTTGCCCCTGCGACGGCACGGACGCTTGCAAAATGCGCAGCCGGTAACTGCGATGATCTGTTGACGGCCGTTTATTTGTCAGCACGCTGTCCTGTTTTCTTTGCCCCCGCCATGGACGTGGATATGTATCAGCATCCGTCCACGAAGCATAACATTGATACATTACTTCGCTTTGGAAATCACTTCATCGAGCCCGAACACGGTGAGTTGGCCAGTGGTTTGATTGGGGACGGTCGTCTTGCCGAGCCAGAGGCAATCATAAAAGTTTTAGGCAGCTTTTTTGCAAGAAAACCCATCGCTTCCGGAAAGCGCGTGCTAATTACTGCCGGCCCGACCGTAGAGGCGATTGATCCGGTTCGCTACATCAGCAACCGCTCGTCGGGGAAAATGGGTTATGCAATTGCAGCCGCTTTTGCATCCGCAGGAGCACAAGTTACGCTTGTGAGCGGACCTACCAGCCTGCCGGTGCCCGAACCGACGGTCAAGCGCGTCAATGTACAGAGCGCAAATGAAATGTATAACGCCACTGCCCAACATTTTGAAGAAAGCGACGTGGTTATATTTTCTGCTGCCGTTGCTGACTACACAACAAAGGTTATAGCCGAGCATAAGATCAAAAAGCAAGGCCAGGAAATGACCCTGGATCTGGTCAAAACGCAGGATATTGCAGGGACATTGGGAAAAACCAAAAAGGAAAACCAGTTGCTGATCGGCTTTGCATTGGAGACAGAGAATGAAATGGAGTATGCAATGGACAAGTTACTGCGCAAAAACTTTGACTTCATCATTCTGAATTCACTGAATGATCCGGGTGCTGGCTTTGCACACGATACCAACAAAATAACCGTTATTGACAAAGGGAAAAATGTGAAACATTTCGATCTTAAAAATAAAGATGAAGTAGCGCAGGACATTCTGAACATTGTCTTAAATAAATGGAGTGAAGCATGA
- a CDS encoding DNA-directed RNA polymerase subunit omega, which produces MATNPSIITRDTDKIADVTGNLYESVSVISKRARQISSKMKEELNNKLAEFASGVDNLEEVFENREQIEISKFYERMPKAGSISIDEFIEGKTYHAYRDTTEE; this is translated from the coding sequence ATGGCAACCAATCCATCAATCATTACCCGGGATACCGATAAGATCGCAGACGTAACTGGTAACCTATACGAATCAGTTTCTGTAATCTCCAAAAGAGCCCGTCAGATTTCGAGCAAGATGAAAGAAGAGCTTAACAATAAGCTTGCTGAATTTGCTTCTGGCGTAGACAACCTGGAAGAAGTGTTTGAAAACAGGGAGCAAATTGAAATTTCCAAGTTTTACGAGCGTATGCCAAAAGCAGGAAGCATTTCAATAGATGAATTCATCGAAGGAAAAACTTATCACGCTTACCGCGATACGACGGAAGAATAA
- a CDS encoding outer membrane protein assembly factor BamD has translation MRKNSPASYFLLFIAVLVITSCSKFSKLQKTGTDQQKYDAAMSYYKKGDFYRSGLLFEELIPLLKGSTESELAQFYYAYTQYQQGQYNTSQFLFKKFFDTYARSDYAQEALYMHAFSLYKDSSPYNLDQTSTFTAISAMQDFINAYPESPFREECTRYILELRAKLERKAYERARLYHKISDFNAMSMKSAVISIENFRKDFPDSKYNEELAFLKVESQYNLATNSFSSKQKERYQDVLKFYQELIDKYPTGKYNRDAERMFDESQKQIDVIAKAEVERQKQLETQPDPANKPTKVTTPAITEPKGQ, from the coding sequence ATGCGAAAAAACAGTCCAGCAAGCTATTTCTTGCTTTTTATTGCGGTCCTTGTAATTACTTCTTGCAGTAAGTTCTCGAAGTTACAAAAGACTGGTACGGATCAGCAAAAGTATGATGCCGCGATGTCTTATTACAAAAAGGGGGATTTTTATCGTTCCGGCCTACTTTTTGAAGAACTCATTCCATTGTTAAAAGGAAGTACAGAATCCGAGTTGGCGCAGTTTTACTATGCGTATACCCAGTACCAGCAAGGACAGTATAATACGAGTCAGTTTTTGTTCAAAAAGTTCTTTGATACCTACGCACGAAGCGATTACGCACAGGAAGCATTGTATATGCATGCTTTTTCCCTGTATAAGGATTCGTCGCCGTACAACCTAGACCAGACCAGTACATTTACCGCGATTTCGGCCATGCAGGATTTCATCAATGCATATCCTGAAAGCCCTTTCCGCGAAGAATGTACGCGTTATATTTTGGAGCTGCGCGCCAAGCTTGAACGCAAAGCATATGAAAGAGCCCGCTTATATCACAAGATCAGCGATTTCAATGCGATGTCGATGAAGTCGGCCGTAATATCTATTGAGAACTTCCGTAAGGATTTTCCAGATTCGAAATACAATGAGGAACTTGCGTTTTTGAAGGTGGAATCACAGTACAATCTTGCAACCAACAGTTTTAGTTCGAAGCAAAAGGAACGTTATCAGGATGTCTTGAAGTTCTATCAGGAGCTGATCGATAAATATCCGACAGGAAAATATAACCGTGATGCGGAAAGAATGTTTGACGAAAGCCAAAAGCAAATCGATGTCATTGCAAAAGCCGAAGTGGAACGTCAGAAACAACTTGAAACGCAGCCCGACCCAGCCAACAAGCCGACCAAAGTAACAACGCCGGCCATTACAGAACCGAAAGGACAGTAG
- a CDS encoding T9SS type A sorting domain-containing protein has translation MVNKKKPAASENIKFSGLATGSSYKLLSLQNPKALNSFYRSFLFASPNASESTGVASAEIVERSSNRRQPEMEAQLKVEEQLYANDKISVSNIYPNPASEYADLDYNITANIRDAKLIIYNVLGSQMAELPLNRNDRKLRVNTKDMPTGLYFYQLSLDGQKVATKKMLVRHQQ, from the coding sequence ATGGTCAACAAAAAGAAGCCTGCCGCGAGCGAAAACATTAAATTCTCAGGTTTGGCAACGGGTTCAAGCTACAAATTACTGTCTTTGCAAAATCCAAAAGCGCTGAACAGTTTCTACCGTTCATTCTTGTTTGCATCTCCTAATGCTTCTGAAAGCACAGGCGTCGCTTCTGCCGAAATCGTGGAGAGATCTTCAAACAGAAGACAACCTGAGATGGAAGCGCAGTTGAAAGTGGAAGAGCAGCTATATGCCAACGATAAGATTTCAGTATCAAACATTTATCCGAATCCAGCCAGCGAATATGCAGATCTTGACTATAACATCACTGCCAACATTCGTGACGCGAAATTGATTATCTACAACGTGCTTGGTTCTCAAATGGCCGAGCTGCCCCTAAACAGAAATGACAGAAAGCTGCGTGTCAATACGAAAGATATGCCGACAGGGCTTTATTTCTATCAATTGTCACTAGACGGTCAAAAAGTAGCCACTAAAAAAATGCTTGTACGCCATCAGCAATAG
- a CDS encoding OstA-like protein translates to MAQRVLPKPQPVQSEDLVEIIKSDELEIVNENGVDSRRVKNGVFKHKGAFLHSNLAIQNINTNVIEAFGNVKIVQGDTVTVTGDTLYYFGNTRLAIVSGKKTVLKDSKRTLTTRKIEYDMANGIANYKTPGRTVDEENVLTSKEGFYNTRTKEFTYYKSVKLVNKKYVLTTDTLLYNSLTKWSDFNGATKITNKDGTVNGTRGRYNTESAESSFQKRTMVDNETYTLTADSLEVDGKTNNGRGKGNVVIVAKKDKTVLNGDEGYYWKKEGYSKIFGHAYVRNVVSEDTLYIRADTLYSYENQRDSTRKLIGNKNVFIYKSDFQGKCDSITYNTADSIIRFFRKPILWSDQHYQMEADSITAFLVNNEINRMLLKGKSFVITEDTLVKQFNQVKGRTINAFFESGNKLKQVLVDGNGESAYYAVDDEQKSIGLNRVECGKMNLLFTDNRVHKISFVGKPDGRLIPPSKIKAPERQLDGFNWRISEKPTKNKTIWKEL, encoded by the coding sequence TTGGCCCAGAGAGTTTTACCAAAACCTCAGCCAGTTCAGAGTGAGGATCTTGTTGAAATTATAAAGTCCGACGAGCTGGAAATTGTGAATGAAAACGGAGTTGACTCCCGCCGGGTCAAAAATGGCGTTTTTAAGCACAAAGGAGCATTCTTGCACAGCAATCTCGCGATCCAGAATATTAATACGAATGTGATCGAAGCTTTCGGGAATGTTAAGATCGTACAGGGTGATACGGTTACAGTGACAGGCGATACGCTCTACTATTTCGGAAACACGCGACTCGCTATTGTAAGCGGTAAAAAGACGGTTTTGAAAGATAGCAAACGCACCCTAACGACCCGCAAAATCGAATACGATATGGCCAATGGCATTGCCAATTATAAAACGCCTGGCCGGACTGTTGATGAGGAAAATGTGCTGACGAGTAAAGAGGGTTTCTATAATACGCGAACAAAAGAGTTTACTTATTATAAAAGCGTAAAACTGGTCAACAAAAAGTATGTGCTTACGACGGATACACTGCTGTATAACTCGTTGACGAAGTGGTCGGATTTTAATGGTGCTACGAAAATCACAAATAAAGACGGCACGGTAAACGGGACCAGGGGTCGGTATAATACGGAGTCTGCCGAGTCCTCATTTCAGAAGCGGACGATGGTAGACAATGAAACGTATACACTCACCGCTGACTCGCTGGAAGTGGACGGTAAAACCAATAATGGTCGCGGAAAAGGCAATGTGGTGATCGTCGCCAAAAAGGATAAAACGGTCTTGAATGGTGACGAAGGATATTACTGGAAAAAAGAGGGTTATTCCAAAATATTCGGTCATGCATATGTCAGAAATGTAGTTTCCGAAGACACTCTTTACATTCGTGCTGATACACTGTATTCATATGAAAATCAGAGGGATAGCACAAGGAAGCTGATCGGAAATAAAAACGTTTTTATATATAAAAGCGATTTCCAGGGCAAATGCGATTCGATTACCTACAATACAGCCGATTCGATTATCCGATTTTTCCGGAAACCGATTTTATGGAGTGACCAGCATTATCAAATGGAGGCCGATTCGATTACTGCTTTTTTAGTCAACAATGAGATCAACCGGATGCTGCTGAAAGGCAAATCTTTTGTGATTACGGAGGATACCTTAGTCAAGCAGTTTAACCAGGTGAAAGGACGTACTATCAATGCTTTTTTTGAAAGCGGGAACAAATTAAAACAGGTTCTGGTGGATGGAAACGGCGAAAGTGCATATTATGCGGTGGATGATGAGCAAAAAAGCATCGGCTTGAACCGGGTTGAATGTGGAAAAATGAATCTGCTTTTTACCGACAATCGTGTACATAAAATCTCATTTGTGGGGAAACCGGACGGCAGGCTCATTCCACCCTCGAAAATAAAGGCTCCGGAACGACAGTTGGACGGGTTCAATTGGCGAATTTCAGAGAAACCAACCAAGAATAAGACGATTTGGAAAGAGTTGTAA
- the tilS gene encoding tRNA lysidine(34) synthetase TilS: MLDAFLTFINQHKLDLEKQPCLLTVSGGVDSVVMLHLFHKAGFPVGIAHCNFGLRGAESDGDEEFVEQLAQAYGFPFFAKHFDVKSFAKEKGISTQMAARDLRYQWFEMLRTTNGYTYSATAHHANDSLETTLLNLTRGTGLSGLHGISGINNHLIRPLLLATKEQILTYAQENALTWREDRSNASDDYKRNLIRHKVVPVLQQLNPSLESTFIHSSAKLSSADRLLKEMLDEWAKGVVVKEGEQVRISKAKIVLESEPGYRLWHILQDYGFAYAQVEKIIVGLNGISGRQFNSESYTLLIDRQDLILKNVAIAASDDEIKIEESQSEVYFAGRLISLYKKSRNSNDELPSNKSIVSINYDKLVFPLKIRKWEVGDSFRPLGMNGRRKKLSDLFVDLKMDRFAKEQVLVLLNGNGEVIWVVGVRLDERYKVHERTAHILQVVVS, encoded by the coding sequence ATGTTGGATGCTTTTTTAACTTTTATTAACCAACACAAGCTGGATCTCGAAAAACAGCCATGCTTATTGACTGTGAGTGGGGGAGTGGACTCCGTTGTAATGCTTCATCTGTTTCACAAAGCCGGTTTTCCCGTCGGCATCGCACATTGTAACTTCGGGTTAAGAGGCGCGGAGTCCGATGGAGATGAAGAGTTTGTTGAGCAGCTTGCCCAAGCATACGGTTTTCCGTTTTTTGCCAAACATTTTGATGTAAAGTCCTTTGCAAAGGAAAAGGGCATCTCCACGCAGATGGCTGCGCGCGACCTGCGATACCAATGGTTTGAAATGCTAAGAACCACAAACGGCTACACATACAGTGCCACCGCCCACCACGCAAATGATTCGCTGGAAACAACCCTTTTAAATCTCACTCGCGGAACAGGATTATCGGGCCTACACGGCATTTCAGGCATCAACAATCATCTCATCCGCCCATTGCTCCTGGCCACCAAAGAGCAAATTCTGACCTACGCGCAAGAGAACGCGCTAACATGGAGAGAGGACCGCTCGAACGCTTCGGACGACTACAAGAGAAACCTGATCAGGCACAAGGTTGTGCCCGTTTTGCAGCAGCTAAATCCGTCATTGGAATCCACGTTCATCCACTCCTCCGCAAAACTGTCAAGTGCAGATCGGTTGCTGAAAGAAATGCTGGACGAATGGGCCAAAGGGGTTGTTGTGAAGGAGGGGGAGCAGGTGAGGATTAGTAAGGCGAAGATTGTTTTGGAGAGCGAGCCGGGGTATAGGCTATGGCATATTTTGCAGGATTATGGATTTGCATATGCGCAAGTAGAGAAAATTATTGTGGGATTGAATGGGATTTCGGGAAGGCAGTTTAACTCCGAATCTTACACATTGCTAATAGATCGACAAGATTTAATCCTCAAAAATGTGGCCATTGCAGCGTCTGATGACGAGATCAAAATAGAGGAAAGTCAATCCGAAGTTTATTTTGCCGGACGATTGATCTCGCTATACAAGAAGAGCCGCAATTCAAACGATGAGCTTCCTAGTAACAAAAGCATAGTTTCCATCAATTATGATAAATTGGTTTTTCCTTTAAAAATTAGAAAATGGGAAGTAGGAGATTCGTTCCGACCGCTGGGCATGAACGGCAGGCGAAAGAAGTTAAGTGATCTTTTCGTCGATTTGAAGATGGATAGATTTGCAAAGGAACAGGTACTGGTACTTTTGAATGGCAATGGGGAAGTTATTTGGGTGGTAGGAGTGAGGTTAGACGAGCGGTACAAGGTTCATGAACGTACAGCGCATATCTTGCAGGTAGTAGTGAGCTAG
- a CDS encoding site-specific integrase: MLENSFGLNFFLKTPRTENEDGTRAVYLRVTVNHQARDITTRRTWHPSKWNVRAGRATGNKEDTKELNAYLDSLTTKVFQAKKALLDADKELTADAIKNLMLGKEESKMTILKIFKEHNDQVAALVGTDFALGTLERYETSLKHTREYIKWKYKEDDFDIKKLDYEFISQFEFWFKAKKKISHNTTMKYLANFKKIVLLCVKRGWLLRDPFYAFKFSKREVDRQALTESELKKVWDKEVGDGRLAYVKDIFLFCCYTGLAYADVYKLKRTEIVEGIDGGKWITTKRQKTDTPSRIPLLPMALEIMEKYEDHPQCENENRVLPVLSNQKMNAYLKEIADLCGIKKNITFHLARHTFATTVTLTNGVPIESVSKMLGHRNIKTTQQYAKIVDRKISDDMAKLKQILLR, encoded by the coding sequence ATGTTAGAAAACAGTTTCGGGTTGAATTTCTTTTTGAAAACCCCAAGAACAGAAAACGAAGATGGCACGCGAGCAGTCTACCTCCGTGTCACAGTGAACCATCAAGCTAGAGACATTACCACAAGACGAACGTGGCATCCGTCCAAATGGAATGTGAGGGCCGGGAGAGCAACCGGGAACAAGGAAGATACAAAGGAGCTAAACGCCTATTTAGATTCGCTGACCACGAAAGTTTTTCAAGCTAAGAAAGCTCTACTCGACGCAGATAAAGAGTTGACAGCTGACGCGATCAAAAATCTGATGCTTGGGAAGGAAGAGAGCAAAATGACAATTCTCAAAATCTTTAAGGAGCACAATGACCAGGTCGCTGCACTTGTCGGCACCGACTTTGCTCTCGGGACGCTAGAACGATATGAGACTTCGCTCAAACATACTCGCGAGTATATCAAATGGAAATACAAGGAAGACGATTTTGATATCAAGAAGCTCGACTATGAATTCATATCACAATTCGAGTTTTGGTTCAAAGCCAAAAAGAAGATTAGTCATAACACTACAATGAAGTATTTGGCTAACTTCAAAAAGATTGTTTTGCTATGCGTGAAAAGAGGTTGGCTCTTACGTGATCCTTTCTACGCCTTCAAGTTTTCAAAACGCGAGGTTGACCGGCAGGCTTTGACTGAAAGCGAACTGAAAAAGGTTTGGGATAAGGAAGTAGGCGATGGGCGTCTGGCATACGTCAAGGATATTTTTCTTTTCTGCTGTTACACCGGGTTAGCTTACGCTGATGTATACAAATTGAAGCGAACCGAAATTGTAGAAGGTATCGATGGCGGAAAGTGGATTACTACTAAACGGCAAAAAACGGACACGCCTTCAAGAATTCCACTGCTACCAATGGCGTTGGAAATAATGGAGAAATATGAAGATCATCCGCAGTGTGAAAATGAGAACAGGGTGTTGCCGGTGCTTTCCAATCAGAAGATGAATGCTTATTTGAAGGAGATTGCGGATTTGTGTGGGATAAAGAAGAATATTACTTTTCACCTGGCTCGGCATACATTTGCGACCACTGTGACTTTGACGAATGGGGTGCCGATTGAAAGTGTGTCAAAGATGCTAGGCCATCGGAATATCAAGACTACTCAGCAGTACGCAAAGATTGTCGATAGGAAGATTAGTGATGATATGGCAAAATTGAAGCAAATATTGTTGAGATAA
- a CDS encoding integrase core domain-containing protein has product MCEEKQIEQKFIQPGKPMRNGYDERLNRTYREDPGRRAVLDAYFLTLWNNYILSDKWLNNYNSKHPHRSLKRLTPNQKHILLKCHEKEELTVTINNQV; this is encoded by the coding sequence TTGTGCGAGGAAAAACAAATTGAGCAAAAATTTATTCAGCCCGGTAAGCCGATGCGAAATGGGTACGATGAACGCTTAAACAGAACCTACCGAGAAGACCCGGGCCGCCGGGCGGTCCTGGATGCTTACTTTTTGACTCTCTGGAACAACTACATTTTGTCGGACAAATGGCTTAACAATTACAACAGTAAGCACCCGCACAGGTCACTGAAGCGACTAACGCCAAATCAGAAGCACATACTGTTGAAATGCCATGAAAAAGAAGAATTAACTGTTACAATCAACAATCAAGTCTAA
- a CDS encoding DDE-type integrase/transposase/recombinase, with amino-acid sequence MDFVSNALSSGRRVRTLVVMDDASREALAAHADYSLCAGKVIHVLQQLEYERGLPLSIRSDNATEFISNKLAKIVRGKTN; translated from the coding sequence ATGGATTTTGTCAGCAATGCTCTTAGTTCTGGCCGACGTGTCCGAACATTGGTTGTCATGGATGACGCTAGCAGAGAGGCACTTGCAGCGCATGCGGACTACTCCCTTTGTGCCGGGAAAGTCATACACGTCTTGCAGCAGTTGGAATACGAACGAGGATTGCCACTGTCAATAAGATCCGACAATGCCACCGAGTTCATTAGTAACAAACTAGCTAAAATTGTGCGAGGAAAAACAAATTGA
- a CDS encoding transposase, protein MKRNTFTETQIVKFLKDLDSGKQGNDGAQENGVSKASFYNWRKKYSGMGASELSELKALKEENRRLKHMYAELALDHRLAKDIIEKSSKACSEAANGIGYFSGSWI, encoded by the coding sequence ATGAAACGAAACACATTCACAGAAACTCAGATCGTCAAATTCCTTAAAGACTTGGATTCTGGCAAACAGGGGAATGACGGCGCTCAGGAAAATGGCGTCTCTAAGGCTTCATTTTACAATTGGCGAAAGAAATACAGCGGTATGGGTGCTTCAGAATTATCGGAGTTAAAGGCACTCAAGGAGGAGAACCGCCGCCTGAAGCACATGTATGCAGAGTTGGCGCTCGATCACAGACTAGCAAAAGATATTATCGAAAAAAGCTCTAAGGCCTGCTCAGAAGCCGCTAATGGTATCGGATATTTCTCAGGAAGCTGGATTTAG